In the genome of Actinomycetota bacterium, the window AGCTCCCCCAACCTGCGTGCCGGGAGCAAGGGCTCCGTAGATGTCCAGTTCCGGCGCCGGCGTTGGGCCGTTCGTCGGCTGCGGCTTGTCGGGCCGCCCCGTCGCGAACACGTTGGGCGACTTCTCCATCACGTACTGGCTCTCGGCCAGCAGGGCCGAAGTGTTCGGGTCGAAGACCAGCTCGTTCCTCATGATCCGGCCCCCGGGGTCGTAGGAAAGCGAAAGGGCAACTCCCGGCCGGCCTTTGGGGTCGGTCACGTTCTCGGTCAGGGTGACCCCCGGGATCTTCGCCGCCGCCCGGAACAGGGCTGCCCGGATGTCGGGAGGGGCATTCGTCTCCCTCAGGAGCGACCCCACCGTGTCGAACATCTGCTGGTGAAGCGTGATCCCCTGGTTCCTGGACCGCTCCTCCACCACCCGGTACATCGCGTCGGGGTCGGCCGGAAGACCGTCGAAGTTTTCGAAGTACAGGTCGGCGCCTCCGGGATCACCCCCGGGGAACCGGTGGTCGGAGACGGAGTCCCGGCGGATCTCGGGCCTGCCCGCGGCCTCCCACGCCTGCTCGTCCCGTTCGCTCAGGAACTCAACCTCGCCGACCTCGGTACGCAGCCGCCCGCCCCCGTTCTCGGCGACCCAGATCTCCCGGATCGTCGACTCGAAAACGGTGTAGGAGTCCTGTGAACGAACGGTGGTGGACGTGTAACGGGCTTCCGACCTGGTGTAGCGGAATCCGCCGTCGGGCAGGGTCACCTCCGGCTGCATGGCAGCCACCGCAGCGATTCTTTCGATGGTGATGGGAGAACCGTCGGTCGGACCGGGCGAGGCCAAGTCCGGGGTCGGCTCCGGGCCCCCCCGCAGCAGCGACGCCGCCAGCAGCGCGATGACCAAAGCCATCGACACCGCCGCCGGGACACCGAACCTGAGCCGGACTCCGCTCCGCCGGGACGCAGCCGCCGGGTCCGCCGTGATCA includes:
- a CDS encoding CU044_5270 family protein; its protein translation is MSPVENDVVRITQSVNPVPDETVAGSVETEEARRLLAVITADPAAASRRSGVRLRFGVPAAVSMALVIALLAASLLRGGPEPTPDLASPGPTDGSPITIERIAAVAAMQPEVTLPDGGFRYTRSEARYTSTTVRSQDSYTVFESTIREIWVAENGGGRLRTEVGEVEFLSERDEQAWEAAGRPEIRRDSVSDHRFPGGDPGGADLYFENFDGLPADPDAMYRVVEERSRNQGITLHQQMFDTVGSLLRETNAPPDIRAALFRAAAKIPGVTLTENVTDPKGRPGVALSLSYDPGGRIMRNELVFDPNTSALLAESQYVMEKSPNVFATGRPDKPQPTNGPTPAPELDIYGALAPGTQVGGAVYLVSGVVDSVEERP